A stretch of the Tepidisphaeraceae bacterium genome encodes the following:
- a CDS encoding carbon storage regulator, whose translation MLVLSREPGTSIHIGSLDEACLVTVLGLLTERRAVAVLVNRATAARPGDLESRSVELAIDAVLKIGESVEVTLVELREDKARIGINAPKDTALHRLEVYEALSNGKRRGPDPEDGPAGSRVPRPSSPSPVA comes from the coding sequence ATGCTTGTGCTCTCCCGTGAACCCGGCACCTCGATCCACATCGGCTCGCTCGATGAGGCGTGTCTCGTGACGGTCCTCGGGCTGCTGACGGAAAGACGGGCCGTCGCCGTACTCGTCAATCGCGCCACGGCCGCTCGTCCCGGCGACCTGGAGAGCCGCAGCGTCGAGCTGGCGATCGACGCGGTTCTGAAGATCGGCGAATCGGTAGAAGTGACGCTCGTCGAGCTGCGCGAGGACAAAGCCCGGATCGGCATCAACGCCCCGAAGGACACCGCGCTCCACCGTCTCGAGGTCTACGAGGCGCTCAGCAACGGCAAGCGGCGTGGCCCGGATCCGGAGGACGGACCAGCTGGCTCGCGCGTCCCCCGTCCCTCCTCGCCCAGCCCCGTCGCTTGA
- a CDS encoding LacI family DNA-binding transcriptional regulator translates to MPPTIAELGKLAGCSIATVSRALNNSGSVSPKTRESVMKALRTAQAGQGSIGKNSARRGKATGRQVGFVEIILHRHTIYERVELNKDGLRIGPLAEQPSTGVLDEQSGALSHAFYRRIVDAAVAELGRWDQRAVMQFNSDLMDGSFLQGLNRPDCNGVILVGEPSPDLGPFIAQCSHPLILADSACDSWPSVVTVDNIAGITMAFEHVYKLGHRKIGFVGAELDNFAAAERFTAFKMRLADVGLPLRPDWVYGGGPQIQPAVRGMTKILSLADRPTALVCVNDWNAIATIRAAESLGLSVPRDVSVVGFDDVEIGSLFNPPLTTVRVPVTEIGRQAVRQLMIQIQAGISTGTLGSKIRLVPELIVRSSTATVAG, encoded by the coding sequence ATGCCGCCAACCATTGCAGAACTGGGAAAGCTCGCTGGGTGTTCCATTGCGACCGTGTCGCGGGCGTTGAACAACAGTGGATCGGTCAGCCCCAAGACGCGGGAAAGCGTGATGAAGGCGCTTCGCACCGCTCAGGCGGGACAGGGAAGCATCGGGAAGAATAGCGCGCGACGGGGGAAGGCAACGGGACGGCAAGTAGGTTTCGTCGAGATCATCCTACATCGCCATACGATTTACGAACGCGTCGAACTCAACAAGGACGGATTGAGAATTGGCCCGCTGGCCGAGCAGCCGTCGACGGGGGTGCTGGACGAGCAGTCGGGTGCGTTGTCGCACGCATTCTACCGTCGGATTGTCGACGCGGCCGTGGCAGAACTGGGGCGATGGGATCAGCGGGCGGTCATGCAGTTCAACAGCGACTTGATGGATGGCTCCTTCCTGCAGGGTCTGAATCGGCCCGACTGCAACGGGGTCATCCTCGTCGGCGAGCCGAGCCCGGACCTGGGGCCATTCATCGCCCAGTGTTCGCATCCATTAATCCTCGCCGACAGCGCCTGTGACAGTTGGCCCAGCGTCGTCACCGTCGACAACATCGCAGGCATCACGATGGCCTTCGAGCACGTGTACAAGCTTGGCCATCGCAAGATCGGCTTCGTCGGCGCCGAACTGGACAACTTTGCCGCTGCGGAGCGATTCACGGCGTTCAAAATGCGACTGGCGGACGTCGGCCTGCCGCTGCGGCCCGATTGGGTGTACGGGGGTGGTCCGCAGATCCAGCCAGCCGTTCGGGGGATGACGAAGATCCTGTCGCTCGCCGATCGGCCGACCGCCTTGGTCTGCGTGAACGACTGGAACGCGATCGCGACGATTCGCGCCGCCGAGTCGCTGGGGCTCAGCGTGCCACGCGACGTCAGCGTCGTCGGCTTCGACGACGTGGAAATCGGCTCACTGTTCAACCCGCCGCTGACGACCGTACGCGTGCCTGTGACGGAGATCGGACGGCAGGCGGTGCGGCAGCTCATGATTCAGATCCAAGCCGGCATTTCGACCGGCACGCTTGGTAGCAAGATCCGTCTTGTGCCGGAATTGATCGTCCGCAGTTCGACGGCGACGGTTGCCGGATAG
- a CDS encoding autotransporter-associated beta strand repeat-containing protein — protein sequence MLSLAHAAGAATLYWDADGNGANAGYGGSGTWDSATANWNTSAVVGDGSLQTWNSAADPLNDASFLRGTDATVAVNGTQILKSISFGASTGSFTTGSGTYNLSGDILDIRQTSFSNGINNLNGAVTTIGGETRLFGGLTSSGNSTQRMNIASGDLTFGNLQDASGVGGTHTLSLETYGTSNLTFNGNITKTAGSSGITLQVGGSGTSNNATIRLGGNNSGLTGTTTFTRGTLVLNHNSVLAGASSLTVSNANSTVANADSAKVLIGTAGVSVNKSISFSSLTATDTSDVRVIGGANTTGTATYQGSITLGAFAPSGNGSRLEVTAAEGGTVAFTNTINDGSNSVPIFKTGAGTVVFSRPNGNTYDGGTTVAAGTLLVNNTDGSGTGTGLTVVNTGATLGGTGSVAALSTSGTLAPGSGSSTTATLSAAGNVNFNSGSTFAIEIAGDGIGSYDQLRLTNTANADVVTLSGGPMLSVDLIDTSWLTPLVSQTFVIIDNAGTNAQAYWGSYFTLADSTTLTDGSTFSVEGTTFQINYGVDGSGLGGVGNDVTLTTVVTAVPEPASLGVAAVAGLAVLARRRRR from the coding sequence ATGCTGTCGCTTGCGCACGCCGCCGGCGCCGCCACTTTGTACTGGGACGCCGACGGTAACGGGGCCAACGCCGGGTACGGCGGCTCGGGCACGTGGGATTCCGCCACAGCCAACTGGAACACGAGTGCCGTAGTCGGCGACGGCAGCCTCCAGACTTGGAACAGCGCCGCCGATCCGTTGAATGATGCGAGCTTCCTCCGCGGCACTGACGCGACCGTCGCCGTCAACGGCACGCAGATCCTCAAGTCCATCAGTTTCGGCGCCAGTACTGGCAGCTTCACGACCGGCAGCGGCACCTACAACTTGAGCGGTGACATCCTCGATATTCGCCAGACCAGCTTCTCTAACGGTATCAACAACCTGAATGGCGCCGTCACCACGATCGGTGGTGAAACACGTTTGTTCGGCGGGCTGACGAGCAGCGGCAACAGCACCCAACGCATGAACATCGCCAGCGGCGACCTGACCTTCGGCAACCTTCAGGATGCCTCTGGCGTCGGCGGCACGCACACGCTGTCGCTCGAAACTTACGGCACCAGCAATCTGACCTTCAACGGCAACATCACCAAGACCGCAGGCAGCAGCGGCATCACCCTGCAGGTCGGCGGCAGTGGGACGTCCAACAATGCCACGATCAGGCTCGGCGGAAACAATTCCGGGCTGACGGGCACCACGACCTTCACCCGCGGCACGCTTGTCTTGAATCACAATAGCGTGCTGGCAGGCGCGTCGTCACTCACCGTCAGCAACGCCAACTCCACCGTCGCCAACGCCGACTCGGCCAAAGTCCTCATCGGCACGGCGGGCGTCAGCGTCAACAAGAGCATTAGCTTTTCGAGTCTGACCGCGACCGACACGTCCGACGTCCGCGTGATCGGCGGCGCGAACACTACCGGGACCGCGACCTACCAGGGAAGCATCACGCTCGGCGCATTCGCGCCGTCGGGCAACGGGTCCCGCCTGGAAGTAACGGCTGCCGAAGGTGGCACGGTTGCGTTCACCAACACGATCAACGACGGCTCGAACTCGGTCCCGATCTTCAAGACGGGTGCCGGTACCGTGGTCTTCTCGCGGCCCAACGGCAACACCTACGACGGTGGCACGACCGTCGCCGCCGGTACGCTACTCGTGAACAACACGGACGGCAGCGGTACAGGCACCGGTTTGACGGTCGTGAACACCGGCGCCACGCTCGGCGGCACGGGGTCGGTCGCGGCGCTGAGCACCAGCGGCACCCTCGCCCCCGGTTCGGGTTCCAGCACCACGGCCACCCTCTCCGCAGCCGGAAACGTGAACTTCAATAGCGGCTCGACGTTCGCGATCGAGATTGCTGGCGACGGCATTGGTTCCTACGACCAGTTGCGTCTGACCAATACCGCGAACGCCGACGTCGTCACGCTCAGCGGCGGGCCGATGCTGTCGGTCGACCTGATCGACACCAGCTGGTTGACACCATTGGTTAGCCAGACGTTCGTCATCATCGATAATGCCGGCACCAACGCGCAGGCCTACTGGGGGAGCTACTTCACCCTGGCCGACTCCACGACGTTGACCGACGGGTCGACCTTTTCAGTGGAGGGGACAACCTTCCAGATCAACTATGGCGTCGATGGCAGCGGCTTGGGCGGCGTGGGGAATGACGTGACCCTGACCACGGTCGTCACCGCCGTCCCGGAGCCGGCGTCCCTCGGTGTCGCAGCAGTCGCCGGGCTTGCCGTGCTGGCCCGCCGGCGCCGCCGGTAG
- a CDS encoding type II secretion system protein, with the protein MSRTKVDRGFTLVELLVVIGIIALLVSMLLPALNKARYQAGLVNCASNLRQFGMSLQMYGNYYKGVVPMGYYDGTTWPSVYHNNQWQFLGVLMESGIVKPTGSIAAFYCPLETDPRISYNTAENRWPIVPPDWGLHSLGYTVRPVTRWLARPNSAARLVGRTDVWPWATESFPKITQFKPQQAMASDAMMKLDGRGTGHVLKGSNVCSIDGSVRWVPFSVYKANHNIMLGGANAVAINSILSPRTLNQPTYSGIFNDFDVYNR; encoded by the coding sequence ATGAGTCGGACAAAGGTCGATCGAGGTTTTACGCTGGTTGAGTTGCTGGTGGTGATCGGCATCATCGCTTTGCTCGTATCGATGCTTCTGCCAGCGCTGAACAAGGCACGTTACCAGGCGGGGCTGGTGAACTGCGCGAGCAACCTGCGACAGTTCGGCATGTCGCTGCAGATGTATGGAAACTATTACAAGGGCGTGGTGCCCATGGGGTACTACGATGGCACGACATGGCCGTCCGTCTACCATAACAACCAGTGGCAGTTCCTCGGGGTGCTGATGGAAAGCGGGATCGTGAAACCGACGGGAAGCATTGCCGCGTTCTATTGCCCGTTAGAGACCGATCCGCGCATCTCGTACAACACGGCCGAGAACAGGTGGCCGATCGTACCGCCGGACTGGGGGCTGCACTCCTTGGGCTACACCGTCCGGCCCGTTACCCGATGGCTGGCCCGTCCCAATAGCGCCGCGCGGTTGGTGGGTCGGACCGACGTTTGGCCCTGGGCCACCGAGTCGTTCCCGAAGATCACGCAGTTCAAGCCACAGCAGGCGATGGCCTCAGATGCCATGATGAAGTTGGACGGACGAGGGACCGGTCACGTGCTGAAGGGATCCAACGTCTGTTCCATCGACGGCTCGGTCCGATGGGTGCCCTTCTCGGTCTACAAGGCGAACCATAACATCATGCTGGGCGGGGCCAATGCGGTGGCGATCAATTCGATCCTATCCCCGCGCACGTTAAACCAGCCGACCTACTCGGGCATCTTCAACGATTTCGACGTGTACAATCGATAA
- a CDS encoding type II secretion system protein, whose amino-acid sequence MAVKSRSMGFTLVELLVVIGVIAVLIAMLLPALGKARYQANMINCASNVRQFGLALQIYASENRGAVPLTFYWGDNIRRSENSVVNKRGHLLTSGAPFLPPLGDMILKTRIVPSPKPFFCPLETVPSRQFNTSVNRWPLDTANSDFILGYGTRPVVVARPIGNVMPATGYELSMPMPKLTQFKSYQAIAADVIPRNLAGAVPANQLPAVSHALKGVNVFFADSSVSFVPYKIYKDSYVNVLYPAGELPNQLNSTNDTGIWFDYDRYHR is encoded by the coding sequence ATGGCAGTCAAGTCACGCAGTATGGGTTTCACGCTCGTGGAACTGTTGGTCGTCATTGGAGTGATCGCCGTGCTGATCGCGATGCTGCTGCCGGCCCTCGGCAAGGCGCGATACCAGGCGAACATGATCAATTGTGCCAGCAACGTTCGGCAGTTCGGACTTGCACTGCAGATCTACGCGAGCGAGAACCGGGGCGCGGTACCGCTCACCTTCTACTGGGGCGACAACATCCGACGTTCGGAAAACAGCGTGGTCAACAAGAGGGGCCACCTGCTGACGTCCGGCGCCCCATTCCTGCCACCGTTGGGTGACATGATTTTGAAGACGCGAATCGTGCCGAGCCCGAAGCCGTTCTTCTGTCCGTTGGAGACCGTACCGTCCCGGCAGTTCAACACGTCGGTGAACCGCTGGCCGCTGGACACCGCCAATTCCGACTTCATCCTCGGCTATGGTACGCGTCCGGTCGTCGTGGCCAGACCGATCGGCAACGTGATGCCAGCAACTGGCTACGAATTGTCGATGCCGATGCCGAAGCTGACGCAATTCAAGTCGTACCAGGCGATTGCCGCCGACGTGATCCCGCGGAACCTCGCCGGCGCTGTGCCAGCCAACCAACTGCCGGCCGTCTCGCACGCGCTGAAGGGCGTTAACGTCTTCTTTGCCGATTCGTCGGTTTCGTTCGTGCCGTACAAGATCTACAAAGACAGCTACGTCAACGTGCTCTATCCCGCCGGTGAACTGCCCAACCAACTCAATTCGACGAACGACACCGGCATCTGGTTTGACTACGACCGGTACCACCGCTGA